One part of the Sphingobium yanoikuyae genome encodes these proteins:
- a CDS encoding ATP-binding protein: MNGAFGREDHSTQKALAARWTIAAEALEALAGARSLDAVVSVLRAFARRAVGADGIAIVLREGEKCYYIAEDAKAPLWAGQRFPAETCVSGWAMMNQETAVIADIFDDVRVPVDAYSQTFVRSMIMVPIGRVDSIAAVGAYWSEPAMPTDNEISLLEALARAASTALENGRLFGALESLNDHLDQRVRERTSELESAQDKLRQIQKMDVLGQLTGHVAHDFNNLLTPIIGGLDQIIAGGRSAEAVARTANIAMQAAETAQTLVKRLLAFGRRQPLQPTSVNLSETLENMQTLLVSTVGPQIILHVDAAPDVPPVRADRHQLELAILNLVVNARDAMPNGGQVIISAERCKSRLPVPLIPGQFVCLRITDTGIGMTPAVKASATEPFFTTKPVGHGTGLGLSMAHGLAGQLGGALEIVSEVGQGTEIQLWLPIEKQKPVAVVADGDGGEIAATQGKVLLIDDNALVRHGTREMLTDLGYDVVDIDNAELGLSMIAADFRPDIVVTDHIMPGMTGAELALRLRVDHPEIALLIISGYEGVDLIAPDIPRLSKPFRRQHLQASIAAAQAQTVGRA; encoded by the coding sequence ATGAATGGAGCATTTGGCCGGGAAGACCATTCGACGCAGAAGGCGCTGGCGGCCCGCTGGACCATAGCCGCCGAGGCCCTGGAGGCTCTGGCCGGCGCGCGCTCCCTGGATGCAGTTGTCAGCGTCCTGCGCGCCTTTGCCCGCCGCGCCGTCGGCGCAGACGGTATCGCGATCGTCCTGCGCGAAGGCGAAAAATGCTATTATATCGCGGAAGATGCCAAGGCGCCTTTATGGGCCGGGCAACGCTTTCCGGCCGAGACCTGCGTGTCCGGCTGGGCGATGATGAACCAGGAAACCGCGGTGATCGCCGACATATTCGACGATGTCCGGGTGCCGGTGGACGCCTATAGTCAGACCTTCGTCCGCAGCATGATCATGGTGCCCATCGGCCGAGTCGACTCGATCGCCGCCGTAGGCGCCTATTGGTCCGAGCCGGCCATGCCGACCGACAACGAGATTTCGCTGCTCGAAGCGCTGGCACGGGCGGCGTCCACCGCACTCGAAAATGGCCGGCTCTTCGGCGCGCTCGAGTCCCTGAACGATCATCTGGACCAGCGCGTGCGCGAGCGCACCAGCGAACTGGAAAGCGCGCAGGACAAGCTGCGGCAAATCCAGAAGATGGACGTGCTGGGCCAGTTGACCGGGCATGTCGCGCACGACTTCAACAATCTGCTGACGCCGATCATCGGCGGGCTGGACCAGATCATCGCCGGCGGCCGATCCGCCGAAGCGGTCGCCCGCACCGCCAATATCGCGATGCAGGCGGCGGAAACCGCGCAGACGCTGGTCAAGCGGCTGCTGGCCTTCGGCCGTCGCCAACCGTTGCAACCGACATCGGTCAATCTTTCCGAGACGCTGGAGAATATGCAGACCTTGCTGGTCAGCACGGTCGGCCCGCAGATCATTCTCCATGTCGACGCCGCGCCGGATGTGCCGCCGGTGCGCGCCGATCGACATCAGCTGGAACTGGCGATCCTCAACCTGGTGGTCAACGCGCGCGACGCGATGCCGAACGGCGGGCAGGTCATCATTTCCGCCGAACGGTGCAAGAGCCGCCTCCCCGTGCCGCTGATCCCCGGCCAATTCGTCTGCCTGCGCATCACCGACACCGGCATCGGCATGACCCCAGCGGTCAAGGCGTCCGCAACCGAGCCCTTCTTCACGACCAAGCCGGTCGGCCATGGCACCGGCCTTGGCCTGTCGATGGCGCATGGCCTGGCCGGCCAGTTGGGCGGTGCGCTGGAAATCGTCAGCGAAGTGGGCCAGGGCACGGAAATCCAGCTCTGGCTGCCGATCGAGAAGCAGAAGCCAGTAGCCGTGGTGGCGGATGGCGATGGCGGCGAGATCGCAGCAACGCAAGGCAAGGTGCTGCTGATCGACGACAATGCCCTGGTCCGCCATGGCACGCGGGAAATGCTGACCGACCTAGGCTATGACGTGGTCGATATCGACAATGCCGAACTGGGGCTCAGCATGATCGCCGCCGATTTCCGGCCCGACATCGTCGTCACCGACCATATCATGCCCGGCATGACCGGCGCCGAACTGGCGCTGCGGCTGCGCGTCGACCATCCCGAAATCGCGTTGCTCATCATATCCGGCTACGAAGGCGTCGACCTGATCGCACCGGATATTCCGCGCCTTTCCAAACCCTTCCGCCGCCAGCATCTTCAGGCCAGCATCGCAGCCGCGCAGGCCCAGACCGTGGGGCGTGCCTAG